The segment ATGAAAATGAATGGCATGAAGTTTTACAATTTTTAGTGGAAGGCGGCAAAGCATTGCATCAATATGATGATTACAAAAAGATCGAGGTCATTGATGGTGTGTACAGAATTCAAAACAGGCGTTTAGCCATGCGTCACCGTATGAACATTGGTACTATTGTAAGCGATGCCATGATGAAAGTAAAGATGGTGAGTGGTGGTTATGTGGGTGTAATTGAAGAATATTTTATCACAAGACTGGAACCAGGTGATTCATTTACTCTCGCAGGAAGAAATTTGGAATTGGTACAGATCAAAGACATGACGGCTTTTGTAAAAAAATCAACATCAAAAAAAACAATTGTACCGAGCTGGAATGGTGGTCGTATGAGTTTAACCGCCAACCTCGGAAAAAAATTAAGAGAAACGTTTAATGAAGTTTCTGAATTGGAGCATTCAACTATTCAGAAAACTAAAAAGAAAAAAAATACTGCATCACTAACAGGGGCAGACAACGCTGAAACGTGGGCCGACCCTGCTCCTGAACTCATTCATCTTTCATCGCTCTTTCAACTGCAAAAAGAATTATCACATATCCCCAAAGATGATGAACTGTTGATCGAGCAACATGAAAGTAAAGACGGTTATCATTTGCTGGTTTATCCTTTCGAAGGCAGGCAGGTACACGAAGCGATGAGTGCCATTCTTGCTTACCGTATTGGCAAAATTGCTCCGCTTACTTTCTCCATCGCTATGAATGATTATGGATTTGAATTGCTATGTGATCAACCAATACCTGTTGATGATACCAATGCAAGCGATCTGTTCACACTCGACTATCTTACACAGGATATTCAACGAAGTGTGAACTCAACTGAAATGGCCAGACGAAAGTTTCGGGATATCGCCGTGATCGGTGGACTGATCATTCAATCATCACCAGGTGAACAAAAGAAAGCCCGTCATCTGCAGGCATCAGCAAGTTTATTGTTCAATGTATTCAGCGAATACGATCCGAAAAACGTGTTGCTTCGCCAGGCATACCAGGAAGTGTTTGATCAGCAGATGGAAGAAGTGCGGTTGCGAAATGCATTCAACCGTATCCGGCAGAGCAAGATCATTCTAACATTTCCAAAACGGTTTACGCCGCTCTCCTTCCCCATTATTGCTGATGGATTGAACCGCAATAATCTCTCGAGTGAAAAACTGGAAGACCGCATCAGGCGTATGCAGGCGCAGTTGAATAATGCATGGTCGTCTTAATTCCAATGCTGAAAAAAATGATCACAATTTTCCTCGCCGTGTAAATCTGTCATTGAAACCAAATCATTTTCTTATTACATTTATCAAAACAACAAGCAATGATCAAAAAGATCCTTTACGTTCTTATCGCCGCACTGGTGATCATCCAGTTCATCCGTCCAAAACAAAACGTGTCAGCAGGACCATTTACCAATGATGTAAATACCAAATTTGCTGTGAATGATAATGTGGCTTCCATCTTAAAACAATCCTGTTACGATTGCCACAGCAACAATACTGTTTACCCCTGGTATGCCAATGTGCAACCGGTTACCTGGTGGTTGCAGGATCATGTGAATGAAGGAAAAAAAGAATTGAATTTTTCTGAGTTTGCAACTTATACAGCCAAACGTCAGCGGAAAAAATTCAATGAGATCATGGATGAAGTGAAAGAAGG is part of the Lacibacter sediminis genome and harbors:
- a CDS encoding heme-binding domain-containing protein, encoding MIKKILYVLIAALVIIQFIRPKQNVSAGPFTNDVNTKFAVNDNVASILKQSCYDCHSNNTVYPWYANVQPVTWWLQDHVNEGKKELNFSEFATYTAKRQRKKFNEIMDEVKEGKMPLPSYTWIHKKAILTAEQKAALYKWCEESLATLPPAEPSQQSDNNKTSAK